tcaagagcaattgaaaaaattcaaatggactgtgttccatcattctccttacatcccagacctcgcccctagcgactatcactatCACGGttatgaaacaggcgttcggcggtcaacgattcgataacactgaacatcgtacttcaaaaagttggacgctacgcacttcgcactcggaatagaaaaaactcgtgccacgctatgaaaaatgtctcgaacgttacggcgattatgtagaaaaatagaaaataaaacgtagattacgaaaatcacattGTTTTTCGTCCTAACTACAGTTTTCCGCGATTCCTGAGgcacttattttttgaacgaccctcgtattttGTGCAAAACGTTAGCTCAGTTGCTGGTGATCGCGAAGGAATCGTGTCACCCAGTCCCTTGAAGGTTTGTTATTCACAAAAATTGGTACTTTTCTTTCCTGCTTTGTCAAATAAACTCGAACTATTTCCCGCAGATTATCGGTTCCCACGAGGAAGACCCACTCGGACTGGCAGTCGAGATGGTCCGGAAACGATAATTCTTCCGTCTCAGTAAAAACTTTCTGATGTCCAGGCTGTTTCTGGTGCGATTCGTACAGCTTGTTGTATATCGTTTGTCGGCTGCAATTGAGTTGCCTTGCGGCTTCTGTGTGGGACATTTCTCCGGATTTGACTTTTTCAAGGCATGCCCTAGAATCTGCTACGGAAACTACAGAATATTCCCGAGCATTATTATCCCTCCGATAGTTCCTCACCATTTTTGTACCTgcaaaaaagtaaacaaacataACCTTACATATGGCTGACGGTGGAAAATTTATCGCACCcaattttttccttcaaaaataactaatttcaacgataaaataacgctgctgctgctgctatatATATGACAAACGAATAGTTTTCTGATAGGTTTACATTATGGCGGCAGCGGTGGGGGGTAGATAGTAaaggaaaattagaaaatcgtattttttttttcgatgccaaatgacttaaaaatgcataaaacgtggagatatggtgttatctcgaaaaaagatttttggccgaaaaacgactttttgggacttagcctgagtggccaaaaaatcaaaatttttagtgttttgaggcacccctaaatcatgtccgatggagctgaaatttcgcacagctatttttttgggtcaataaacaaaatgtacatggtcggttctttaaattcgataattattttattcgtaccaaaaatgccaaaaattgtttttcgagatgacaccagatctccacgtttcatgcatttttaagtcatttggcatcgaaaaaaaattggattttctaaatttccacctcccttggaagattttcgtggatcaaaaaatcaaaactttgagcgctttgcggcacccctaaatcatgtccgattgaactgaaactttgcacaggtaattttttgggACCaacaaacaaattgtacatggtcggtttttgaaattcgatgatgatgttttttttccatacatccattgccaccctagtttACATACTTACCAGTATTATAAATTGTAGGAATAatgtacagtggaacctcgTTTATCCACGAGCGGATTATCCACGAAAGCGAGTTTCATAGTAATTCTATGGAGCTCcccaaaatttgtcagtgtGACTTAAagacttgctcttttgttttggttatgTCTTTCATATTATTTTACTACTGGtgcacacgaccttacagatggatagttgaatGATTCCTTTATTGATAAAACAGGCTGTTTTCAGGCTGAAATATCCTTATTTCGTGCTTACACCTCGTATATCGCATTatccgcggtgacctagcccgactatttcgcggataatcggggttccactgtatacgGAAACATTGTTTTTGGAGCTCACAAATCACAAATCACCAAAGTCCATATCCGAAGAGTTCATTTGCAAGACGGTTATCGTAATTTCTGTGCCTGCATGCAAACAAACAGAATGCTGAAGCAAAATGTGGAGGTTAAAAGGCCATGGGAGCTGtacaacaaggttttgacgaagtacgaaggatgcataCTGGTTGAAGACGAGATGTACGTGAAGATGGCAGCGTGATTTTGGGCAGCTTTCAAGCTTGAAATTCTAGAAGGGTTCGTCTCGCTAATAAATTTGCCAGGAAGTCCTTGATTCGGCAAGGGATTTGcagctgtggacagaaaaccaaagttttCGTCACGAACAAGACAATGGATTCCAAAATACATAGGGGAGACTGCCTGTAGGAACGTCCTGGCCAGATTTGATAAGGTGCTACTACAGTTGAGGGGTGCTTCAGTGGGGCCCCGTGACAATGAaatcgattacattgaaaaagacctCAATCCTCCGAATTGCTCCCAATTgactcgggatgctgcagacatgaagagatcgtggaataaaacggctgctgaggttgaccaacagagagaTCAAACTTCGATGGAGTGTATCCCAAGAAAAgaacgaaaattcatcaaaactgtgaAAACTTTTATAATATCTTTTtgctgaaagaacaataaattatctatattctgatataaaaacattttttgtaccctcaatcaatcccgagatacaattggttttatgaatccggattctaaatgaatcaagtttttaTCAACACTatgatcatgagaaaggttggcttcatctTCTAGATGAACTTTTGCATCATTATTTACTTATCTcacccaaacagcaacacaaaaaagtaatataagctatgttTTTTAGTTctctattatgcttcgatacaacgtacgattttgaaagtgaaatgtacgttctATCGAAGTTTCTCTGTattaatatttgatgaaaatggTAACTATTGAATAGGACTCTCGTTCAACCGTTCCATTCTTTATGTATTCCAGCTGAAATCCAAGAGATCGGGGAAGGCGTATTCGATGTCCGCTGCATCGTCCAGCACTGTGGAATGACGAAGTGTGAGAATCCATCGAGATTATTCTTCCCTGCCCCGTTAAGCCAGGAAGAGCGCCGCAAGTGGTTAGTTCAGATTGGAGCGCAGGACACTACACCGTCAACAGATTCCTTCGCTGTTTGTGATCTACACTTTGAGGTattgctttcaaaaaaaattttgtttctaaCGGTTAGTTATTAATTTGTGGTAATGCGATCTATTACAAGCTGGCGAAGGATCTGCGGAACTATGACGACGTTATCACGGAAGGTCGACCAGGCattctgaagaaattcgtgatgcCCACACGTAACATTCCGGTGCCGTTTGGCCACAAGGTAGTCCACTTCTCGTACGAGTTCCAAGAAAATACTGGCAAAGTGAAAAAAGAGCTCGAGGAGGAAGATGAATATCCCTCACTGTTGGAGGAAATGGCGCCGCCCGGTACAGCATCCCAAAGTAACGGACCGTCATCTGGATTGGTATTGGAAGACCCGCGTCACATTGAGCAAAATTCGGATCAGGAATTTTTACGCATCTGTCGTTCTTGTCTGAGCAAGGACAACACGCTCGTGTCCGTTTTCGAGGATGGGATGGATGATATTTTCTTCCAATTCACGACGATATCGATCGATGAGAATGAAGGGATTTCGACACTTATTTGTGACGAGTGCAAATCTCGGCTACTGGAGTTACAATTTTTCCGTGAAAGTTGCGTGAACAATACGCAAATTTTGATCCAACGTTATCATAGTTTCTACGGGGGCGGACCACCGATGGCGGATACCGAAATCGATAATAGTATGTGTGACTACTCTTCGGATTTTGTCACCGACGCGGATAGTGTTGGTCTCCAGCAGGAAGTACACGTAGATGATCCGGAAGATTTGCTGATGCCTCAGAAAGAGGTGATGGAGACGGATTTCTGGGAACACGAAGAGAAACCCAAACCCAAACGGAAGCAAGTTTTTTCTCAACCAGCTATAGAACCTGGACCTGTCGTAGTTGCACCTGCATCTTCTGCTAATTCCTCGAAACGAAAACCACTTGTGAAGAAGCGCTACACTTGCAAATTCTGCAGAAAAGAGTACAGCTCGAAACCTGGCATAGAAATGCACATGGTAAGGATAACGGttagttttatttttcgtttctgTTAACCATCGCTTGATATATGACAGGATACTCACAAGGGTCACAATATCGAGGATTTCACACTCAAGTGCGGTCAGTGTTCAATGCTGCGACGACCGGACGATGTCCATCGCTGCTATGCGGACAACTTGTACTGTCATATTTGTGCGGAGAAGTTCCGAAGTTGGTCCTACCTGAAGCTACACTTGGCAAAGTTGCACAAGATCAAAACAAAACGTCGTGAGTTGATGTTGCAGTTGACGAAAAGTCCCAGAATAGGGTGCAAAGACGATCTGCTCAAACGGTTGGTTTGCAAAATGCAAGTTTAATTTGAtgatagtgtttttttttctaatattcctTTGTCTTTCATCAGACCTCCGAAGTTTCATCCAGCAAGGCCCAAACCGAGAGAAATCGATTTTAGCAGCAATAGCAGCAGTAATGACGCCTCAGCAGAGCCCACGTATTACAAGTGTGGTTTTTGTCGGGCTTGCTTCACGTCGAGTGCCGCGTATGAGAAGCACTTATGTTCCCATGCCGTTGTGCAATTGACGCAGTGCAACGAGTGCGGAGAAAACTTTACGGATTTCAAGGAGCTTCAAGAACACCACAACAAGCACGAGGGGGATACGGATGAACTGGGGACGGGTAGCTTACAGAACGGATGTGTTCTTTGCAGTGAGACGTTCAATCGGCGACAGACCCTGCTACTTCATcggcagtatgtgcatcgggaCATCGATGTGGTTGAGTGTAGCGTGTGTTCAAGATTCTTTTCCAATTCGAGCGAGTTGGCCGACCACGAATGTAACAGTGGTGAAAAGGTTACCCCTGAAGAGAACGGAGGCTTTGTTATCGTCCAGCCGGAGTCCATCTTGAACGGGGGTTCCACCGTACCACTGGAAGTTAACTCTGAACCAGTGGTGATGCAGGAAGAAAACACTGATCCCTTGCTCGGATTGGGAATCGAGGAGGTGATCGATCTTGCTTCGGATGATGAAGAACTGACTCAGGAACAGGAATCATTCGTGTGTGCAGTTTGTGGTAAGGATTTTGACAAGGAGGATGTCCTTGATCGTCACATGAAGCTTCATCGGATGATGAATGCAGCCAAGGCGGGCGATACCGGGCTGGGGAATTAGGATCAACTGAATGGATTGAGGTTAAGTTATTACGATACATCAAATGTACTATTATCACTTTGTCAAGCTACATTTATTCCAATTACTATCGTACTGTTGCCTTTATTATGCATAAATGTATCTTCATTTAGTATTGTCAAGTTTTGTATAATTGTTGATGATATCACTTCCATAGATTTTACGTTTACTTAGCTTTTTTTACATAATTCAGATTTAGATACACCATAAGTAAAAAGGTGTGCTCGTGCAATTCTAAGTGGTGATCATAATAAGTCCCAAAAAACATCAACTCAAATTCCTCTAACCCAGCAGCCATTTTATTAGTGAATAAGTCAGAAAATAAGCCGTATACTATATTTTGTTTTAGGAAGTTTAAGAAACCGATTGTAAAGAAACCATACCTCATAACATATTTTAATGAACTAGTGTATATACAAAAATGTATTCCTGTTAACGACCGTATCTGACTTGGGACCAATCGATTCGAACAAGTTCTAAAAAGGTATTCTCGCAGATGCTGATTTGCAGTCTCCAGAAAACAAACACAACGCGccgcgcttgagtttaatttttatcagcgcgcgttcaaagaaaactcgtattctctcttggtgcgaagaaCACAAGATTCATAAACACgtcagcgcaaaatgtacccggcgcagaactgagatactaaacatttcttctcaatTGTGTGATGCGCatctcattctatacacacacacacacacacacacacatacacatcaaattctagcgcccgcatTGTCTCCTTCGTTCCCTCAACAGCGCGTCCCCTTTCGAACCGTACACGTTTGTGAGAAGAAATATATTttaacagagagagcaatccagattcaagcgcgcagtatagtAATACGGCGTAAGCACGGAGCAAAATTCAGCGTAAACTCAGCGCAAATCTCTGGGCaagaacggcgctgacaaccaaataTTTCATCTGTGCTTCGGAGCGTGTTCATTctccagagcgcatgtgtaaaCAAGTaatgggagctcaactgggtacaaaaatcttgttacacatcagcactgggttgcattctgaagactgttgaCTTGTAATCAACGGGACGGTAAGGGTGAATTCGGCAATGATAATGCTCCGGGAATGTAATACTGAAGCTAGGTGTACCATAACTCCATCCAACTATGTGCGTGTTCTTACTAGAGGTGGGCAggacggttcatttcagtgagcggctcagagcctcTCGTTCATTAAATCGAGCCGGCTTAATTTAGCGGTTCTTTTTTGAATCGAGACTCTTTTGAACTGCGGCTTTTTTTAGCCAAGACTCTTTAAAAGCGGctctttttgagccgagactctttcaaagagcggctcttttttgaacaacGGCCTTTTTTGAGCTGAGACACTTTCAAAGAGCGTCTCTTTTTTGAAccacggtgtttttttttgagccgagactcatTCAAAGagtggctcttttttgaaccgcggctttTTTTAAGCCGAGACTCTTCCaaaaagcggctcttttttgaaccgcggttcatttctaaagaaccgtggatcgtacgctcgttctgtcGATCCGGCTTAAATGAGctgctcgtgagcgctcgcccatctctagttcTTACTCTGCGTACCGTTGTTGGGCATGAGAATGAGTCGACGAAGTCATCTGCCGTGATGGTGGGTTCCTGGAGGAATTTCAACCATCTTCCGTCGCTTTCGTGTGCCGCCTTCATCAACTATCTATCGTTTCTAATTGGGGAATTCCTCGAAACTGTTCtaatttttttctggtgagctTGGAACATGTGAGATTGTCTTTAGTAGCGGCTTCACAGTAATCAGCTAAAACCCGCATTTCATGTATCCCGAAATCACGTTGCTCTTTTGATTGTCTTTAAGATTAGCGGGTTCAGTAGTCCTGTAAAATGTTGTCGCTGAGGAAACGCTTTTCTCCTTATAcgtgtgcagaatttatttatttattttatttatttatttaaatgtttcacaTGACGTAAGACAAAGTCTTTTTTCTGTCAATAACGATTTTTACAAAGCATTTACATAAGTTCTAGcaaacattattatttttaaaggtTTATTAACCTAATCTCTGTTGAAATAATCTAGTGCAGCCTTTTTGTACAATGTTTCCGACTGTATTCGTTTAAGTTCCATGGGTTGCGCGTTCCAATAAACCACTCCTCTCACAAAAAATGACTCACCATATAAAGCAGAACGATGTGATGGGACCGCGAAGTTGAGCGAGCGACGTCCTTGGAGCAGCCTCAGCTTTCGGACAAGATTGAAGGGTTCATTACGGTGAATAATTCTCCACAGTTGCAGACATGTCCTCATTTCATAGAAACGACGGAAAGGACATCCGAGTAGATTCCTCTGAAGGTTCCGAACAGACGTGAAACGATTCAAATTGTATACGTAACGGCAACAATCATTTAAGGCAACTTCCAATTTTGACATCATAGCCATACTCATGCTAAGGTGGATGACATCACCAAGAATAAAGTGTGACAATATTAGCGACTTAAAAAGCAGGAGTTTCGTATGCTGAGGGAGATCTGACGTGGTTGCACGCAATGTACGTAGGCCAGCATACACTTTACCACATTGGGTGGATACTGCTTTGTCCCAGCTGAGATTCCTTTGAAAAATAATGCCCAGATTGTTCACGTGTTCTACAAACTGGATGTAATTCCCTTCGACGACAAGCGATGGATGATCTGAATCCATATACTGGTTAGTACCGAATAAAATCGCTTTGGTTTTTGTATGATTTATGCGTAACGAATTCCTTGAAGCCCAATTTACTACTCGTTGAAGATCATCGTTTAACCGCGCCACTGCAGTTGAAACGTCAGGATGAGAAAAGTACAGTTGCACATCATCTGCGAACATTTGGACTCGACAGTATCTCAATATTCCGGGTAGGTCATCAATGTATGTAGAGAACAACAAAGGTCCAAGCACTGATCCTTGCGGAACCCCAGAGGTAACGGAAACTGCAGCGGAAGAGATATGGTTACAATATACAATTTGCGTTCTCCCGGCCAAATACGACTTCATGAGGCCAACAGCAGATGATGAGAAATGGAAGCGCTCATGTAGCTTATGCAAGAGTCGACAATGAGATATTGTGTCGAAAGCTTTGCTGAAATCAATCAGCAGTAAAGCCACCTTATCCTTTCTGTCAATCAGTCCAGCAATATCGTCATAAACACGAAGCAACGCAGTTTTTACACCATGACCACGCCGGAAACCCGCTTGGTCATCATTTAGTAGATTCATCGATGTAAAATAGGTACTGATTTGTTGCTTCAGTACCTTCTCCAAAACCTTAGACAAAACACTCAACAAGCTGATAGGGCGGAGGTTTTCGACAGAGTTTAGATGTTTCTTCTTTCTCAGAGGGATTATTTTGGGAGGCATTTGCCTCCAATTCCTTTTCGTAGATCTGAAAAAAGTCAGGTCTAGGGGCGtgtttttgttgtattttttatattttttctggaaagctgagggtcGTTTTCTTGAGGTTTTCGAAAATTGACATGCCCATTTTCACTGCCACCCTAGTGTATAGCAACCCGCGCATAATGAGGCATCTCTTCTGTGTGAAAAGCATTAAGGTGGTGATGAATATGCTATTCAGCATGGTGCCAGAAACTTAGTATGCGATTGGTCTTTGAGGGGAatgaactattgaaacaacctgataatactcagttgagatttcgtatgccaaataacacgcattcaatgtattctgagtgacaagctctagaatacacgcGACCACAGTGCAGGTCgtaagaaatttctttgacgaaaaatccttcgaTCCGAGCGGTAATCGAACCCGAGACTCAACAACTACCCATAACAATTGCGAATCATCGGGATGGCTTACCGTATGTCCCAAGTCAAGGTGATATCCGGTCCGTATTCGTTTAATTATTCGCCGTCAAATGAACTTCACGGCATGTTGAAGTAAACCCCCCagactgaattcgtttctctttcTCATTTGCAGATTGTGGATGAGTTTCTGCTGGGTAGACAATGGAGCCACccatggtgtaactacttttttgtatcagaaatcaagttttcgtttcacttcatatggacgttaaaataagattgtgtgcGCGGGCAACGAGGTACATGCCGGGGTGGAGTAGTAGTGCCGTGATGAtgtcaggttgaatgaaaaagcagatttgtattcaatcGCCAcgccaattagaataaccatttgcttcAACTAGAAATCATCATTGACGAGCGTTAAGCGTGAGGATAACTGATGAActagtcatgttgacggcgaatgccgaagtagtcctactCGAAGCGACTGAGAAGAGTGCCGATTTTCATGCTTCGTCTTCGAAAATTTTGGAACCTGCCAATGGTTCCAGTACAACCCATGGTAAAGGCAAGGAGAAGAAACGCCTTCATTGTGTCGTGTCAGGTGATCTCAACACTGCCTGAGATGTTGTTAGTTACTTATTGGGTGCCTGACTAGCCCTCAGCGGTTAAATCAAAACCCGTGGTTCTTTAATTGAGATAAAGCTATCTAAGATGTTGGCAGTAACGCTTGCATTGAAAAAATGAGCAATTTTTCATGCGTTCACCTTCACACCTGGTGATGAGACCACTTGtgcatcgtcaatcatagtaatGCATGAGGTTCCAAACAAATTTTGACAGCACTATCAGTTGAACTGTGGAAGTTATGGCGAAAACAGTAAAGCAACTGCGCTCCCGGTCGGCCGACGGTGCTATTCGATCGTAAACTGCAACTGAAGCTAAAGCAGGAGACACAGAGAAAGGAGGCTACATCGTTCCGGGCTTTGGGCCGGGGGGTCAGAGCAACGGGCCAGAAAGCGAAAAAATACCTAGCGGAGATGCACATCATCATGCAGAATCTTCAAATCAAGACATGCCAATAAGTAGTGGTAGGGGGGCAAATTGGCCACCTGCttatttggtagtataactattgacaaTGAATGCCGTatcgatagtcaccttatgtttgaaaaatgtaatgacttttgagccaccctgtacttcagtagctgtgcgcatggtatctaaggaatttttcgtgaaatttagtttgttcaatctgatatgttggacaaatcatcagtttgaacgactgttcacatatctTAGGGGAGATGAACAGTAATTTTGTGTAatatcagcgattaattagcatagaaattactttgatgtttggggggcaaagtggtcatagatgGATaagacttacaatgttctgtttactaaagctcattacattctgctcttgaggaGGTTCCTTTTGTAGCTTCGAGCCTCGGAAAATataccactccaactaaaccaagacTCATTGTGCGGAACGTTATgtttttcttactacgtttttgtatgcatgagaaaacttaaattgagattctaggtgaataggtgaagtttattttatacatgtacctactatatcaaatatgatttgcacaaatttggacgaaaaaacgcataaatctattccatttagcttgatatgtgcaagtgaccactttgcccccactaggtggcAAAGCAAAAACCAAGCAAAAACAAATGTtccatttttcaccttttttgtaatgatgaaaaatgtactattttgattttttatagtaaaagtcgtttgctatcttgaacaacaatgagttgagtTATAcatgaccactatgcccccacttcccctatgttTTCCATAGCAATGGCGAAAATTCCGGCCAACTACCGGAAGAGCGACAGTGcttcgaaatatttttgtaaCATGGTCAATAAAGTTAGTAAATAAATTATCATTTGTTGCTTTTTCATAGATATCCGAAAATTGTTCATTGCGAGCGTTAGGTGAAAAGAATTACTGTGGAGAGTGCCCAGGCTCCGCCTGTACCCATCATGCTTTCGCTCCAACAACATACCACTGGGCAAAAACTTTTGCAATGCACCGATAGATCAAcaataatgggcctgatcacgaacgtcgcTTCACGGTGAGGGcgaaatgatttgtatgcaaggttatatgtacttcatttcgttttcaccgtgaaggggcgttcgtgatcaggcccaatgtgaAATGTGATGCTACAGAAAAAATACGCCTCAAGCTCTTCAGAAGCGCAGAGACGAAAAATAAAGATGAGTCGGCGCTGTAACTTAtaaataaaaagtgttttttgttCGAGTCGTTTTCCAGCATTTACGTCGGgtaatttaagaaaaattacttTTGGAATAAATATTATGACAAAATgacttaaatggcactaacgttcctagacgAATTtcgtcgtctcaacgtagtattacttgcgtaatttttattagtacttagttgaaatttctaacccaaataacacgccttcgatgcattctgagtggcaagctctagaatacgcccgaccacagtgcaagacgaaggaaatttctttgacgagaaATTGCCCCGTTCAGAACAAGATTCGAACCgggccctattatgtaaatcgaatcgagaagtcgatacaatcactatcacaccgagcaatatatcgtattttgtaaatcgagataatgggcctgatcacgagcgtcacttcacggtgaaaactaaATGAAGTGCATATAATGATTTGTATCAttttgttttcaccgtgaagtgtcgttcatgatcaggcccaatgttttACCGAGCTCGAACTTCGTGGgttgcaaattgcatatattcaaGCGTTTCTGAATCGTTTCCCGAAGGaaaaaatatcagggacgcaaaccaaaactcCGAAGATATGCGACAATCAAATCAAACAACCCGAAAAATTCTGACAGTTGGACCGATTGTTTTCACTCGGTCGATGCTATCGACTTCGCTCGGTATCTATAAAACAAGAAGTAGGTTATAGGGAATGATAATCATCTATTTGTTGCATATGAATCAATTCTTGATGGTTCTCTTTAGAATCGAGGCGCCTTGATTTTTTGTCCATGTTCGAGAACATAtattcctttcaccaaaaatgCAAGTGAATAAAAATTACTCCCAGCTTGCATGCATCTGCTATGGCGGTTTTCCCAGGCGCTTCGATTTCAGTTCAATCTGGCGGCAGGAAATAtatggaattgggagagaagagcatagtgtttaggCGAGTGAGCAAGACCAGTCGTAATCACaattaaatggatttccgattAAATGGAACTGACTTATATACGGTttcgtgtgatttcaatagcctgttttcaaagctatttttgagctattgaaacaatgggccctattatagaaatcgaatcgaggattcgatacaatcactatcactatcacaccgagtaaaatctggaattatagaaatcgaggaaaactgctcgattcgttagtaagctcgaatgtcagcggttgtgatgaaatattttgaaacaagtttgaaatgtttcatgaagcactataaaaaggatgccaaatctttttttgatgcatctgctatgaaaatgtatttccaaaagtgttaatatggttatggagTAAATTGATATTCCCTCAAAGAATAAAGCTTAATAGGCATAAGGCACGCatgcatgtgtaataaaaacgacagcgtggaacaatttgctgtacaaaaaatataattattagaaaatctatggaattccgtgaAGAGTCATGCATTAATTTCACTTTTcttttagcaaaacaatttttgttattcatgtaatgcaacatgtaatcctcttttagcgtcgatttcttctTGTAGCGGCGtcgatagctttattgtattgggacCATCACCTGTTGCTctgaattctcgcttgttgtgtgctagtgttttctttacctttcccctcatgtcaatccaaatctgtaatttgagtaaaatcattattgtttcgcaggatagctttagcatatggtatagagcaTTATACCActccgaccattagtttgatctattgtagtgaaagtggtatagtttggcatagtatagcaataaaaaagaaaattgctgccaaaaataacgtactaatgtatgctagtagaagtaagcaatttttaagtaggaaattcggttgaaagaaattcaaagagtatgataaaa
The Toxorhynchites rutilus septentrionalis strain SRP chromosome 2, ASM2978413v1, whole genome shotgun sequence genome window above contains:
- the LOC129767410 gene encoding zinc finger protein 616-like isoform X1; translated protein: MYCCIRSCGTRGKSNKLSFHRFPQKNEERRERWIEAAGRGNDINYNFALICSRHFVGGRPAQPLDFNAVNWVPTLLLDTCNPADETPEQHPEDNSGEQMEFSAYTTMMTKQEERRFKIRLAHEKNPELSHRELAHLLNAPKSTVTRVLKAFNERMTTARKSGSGRRKSRKAFGHNPKSLIRDVGKETGISHFSMQRAKIWFGLSAYNNVQVTPDRDDKDNILAESRATEIQEIGEGVFDVRCIVQHCGMTKCENPSRLFFPAPLSQEERRKWLVQIGAQDTTPSTDSFAVCDLHFELAKDLRNYDDVITEGRPGILKKFVMPTRNIPVPFGHKVVHFSYEFQENTGKVKKELEEEDEYPSLLEEMAPPGTASQSNGPSSGLVLEDPRHIEQNSDQEFLRICRSCLSKDNTLVSVFEDGMDDIFFQFTTISIDENEGISTLICDECKSRLLELQFFRESCVNNTQILIQRYHSFYGGGPPMADTEIDNSMCDYSSDFVTDADSVGLQQEVHVDDPEDLLMPQKEVMETDFWEHEEKPKPKRKQVFSQPAIEPGPVVVAPASSANSSKRKPLVKKRYTCKFCRKEYSSKPGIEMHMDTHKGHNIEDFTLKCGQCSMLRRPDDVHRCYADNLYCHICAEKFRSWSYLKLHLAKLHKIKTKRRELMLQLTKSPRIGCKDDLLKRLVCKIPPKFHPARPKPREIDFSSNSSSNDASAEPTYYKCGFCRACFTSSAAYEKHLCSHAVVQLTQCNECGENFTDFKELQEHHNKHEGDTDELGTGSLQNGCVLCSETFNRRQTLLLHRQYVHRDIDVVECSVCSRFFSNSSELADHECNSGEKVTPEENGGFVIVQPESILNGGSTVPLEVNSEPVVMQEENTDPLLGLGIEEVIDLASDDEELTQEQESFVCAVCGKDFDKEDVLDRHMKLHRMMNAAKAGDTGLGN
- the LOC129767410 gene encoding zinc finger protein 12-like isoform X5, which produces MYCCIRSCGTRGKSNKLSFHRFPQKNEERRERWIEAAGRGNDINYNFALICSRHFVGGRPAQPLDFNAVNWVPTLLLDTCNPADETPEQHPEDNSGEQMAEIQEIGEGVFDVRCIVQHCGMTKCENPSRLFFPAPLSQEERRKWLVQIGAQDTTPSTDSFAVCDLHFELAKDLRNYDDVITEGRPGILKKFVMPTRNIPVPFGHKVVHFSYEFQENTGKVKKELEEEDEYPSLLEEMAPPGTASQSNGPSSGLVLEDPRHIEQNSDQEFLRICRSCLSKDNTLVSVFEDGMDDIFFQFTTISIDENEGISTLICDECKSRLLELQFFRESCVNNTQILIQRYHSFYGGGPPMADTEIDNSMCDYSSDFVTDADSVGLQQEVHVDDPEDLLMPQKEVMETDFWEHEEKPKPKRKQVFSQPAIEPGPVVVAPASSANSSKRKPLVKKRYTCKFCRKEYSSKPGIEMHMDTHKGHNIEDFTLKCGQCSMLRRPDDVHRCYADNLYCHICAEKFRSWSYLKLHLAKLHKIKTKRRELMLQLTKSPRIGCKDDLLKRLVCKIPPKFHPARPKPREIDFSSNSSSNDASAEPTYYKCGFCRACFTSSAAYEKHLCSHAVVQLTQCNECGENFTDFKELQEHHNKHEGDTDELGTGSLQNGCVLCSETFNRRQTLLLHRQYVHRDIDVVECSVCSRFFSNSSELADHECNSGEKVTPEENGGFVIVQPESILNGGSTVPLEVNSEPVVMQEENTDPLLGLGIEEVIDLASDDEELTQEQESFVCAVCGKDFDKEDVLDRHMKLHRMMNAAKAGDTGLGN